From the Butyrivibrio fibrisolvens genome, one window contains:
- a CDS encoding glycosyl hydrolase 53 family protein, with the protein MKNKFSKNLIRTTSVSMAVCLSLSVSGCGAMSQSDDQNASVSTGEASGTADIETSGVGAFDTATVSDTAENTAEGKEEHVDDSKAIELKTVDTDGNSYKDSRVYVQKIDGLSDDFMRGVDISSYLSEEESGVVFKDYDGNDIDSQGFFDLLSDSGVNYIRIRVWNDPYDEDGNGYGGGNCDIDRAVVMGQYATNAGMKVYIDFHYSDFWADPNKQMSPKAWDGMSISERETALYDYTKESLQKLKDAGIDVGLVAIGNETDPGMAGVTSNHEKCRLYSAGSRAVREVIPDAYVAVHYSNPQRDYMEIAKMLSDEDVDYDVFATSYYPYWHGTLDNLTQTLKNVADTYDKKVMVAETSWAYTLDDGDGSGNTVAKGSNDDDSEYSISVQGQSEVIRNVIKAVADVGEAGIGMFYWEPAWIPVNVYADTTDNAEQILKENTIAWEKYGSGWASSYAGGYDPDDAGKYYGGSSWDNQALFDFAGYPLDSLKTFEYVYTGNEIEGMEFEGAITPAGVTVSLGEDIASYLPSTVKGEYTGGARLDLPVEWDDCSDISEFGEYKVFGTVTDILSQDENNTSRVIIKVNVLPDSLLINSDFETGDDSGWEFSGNGAWVDSEDVFRGEYGLHFWSEAEVMFTASQNYIAAKSGNYTASMMIQGGDAGDDQEITITITNNTKGTSVTADTTVTGWLEWTNPTTDTLEVEEGDELTVTISVKTAPGGWGTIDDAYLYMVK; encoded by the coding sequence ATGAAAAATAAGTTCAGTAAAAATCTGATAAGGACAACGTCAGTATCTATGGCTGTTTGCTTATCATTATCTGTGTCTGGATGTGGTGCTATGTCACAAAGTGATGATCAAAATGCCAGTGTAAGCACCGGTGAAGCTTCAGGGACTGCTGATATTGAAACTTCTGGTGTTGGTGCTTTTGATACAGCTACGGTATCAGATACAGCCGAGAATACGGCAGAAGGCAAGGAGGAACATGTGGACGATTCCAAGGCTATAGAACTTAAAACTGTAGATACAGATGGTAACAGCTACAAGGACAGTAGGGTATATGTACAGAAGATTGACGGATTGTCTGATGATTTTATGCGCGGAGTAGATATATCTTCATATCTTTCTGAAGAAGAAAGCGGTGTGGTATTCAAAGATTATGATGGGAATGATATTGATAGCCAGGGATTCTTTGATCTATTAAGTGATAGCGGAGTCAATTATATAAGAATCCGGGTCTGGAATGATCCTTACGATGAAGATGGCAATGGTTATGGCGGCGGTAACTGTGATATAGACAGGGCTGTTGTTATGGGACAATATGCTACAAATGCGGGCATGAAAGTGTATATAGATTTTCACTATTCTGATTTTTGGGCAGATCCCAATAAACAGATGTCGCCAAAAGCATGGGATGGCATGAGCATATCAGAAAGAGAAACAGCACTTTATGACTATACCAAAGAAAGTCTCCAAAAGCTTAAAGATGCAGGAATAGATGTTGGACTTGTAGCTATTGGTAATGAGACAGATCCCGGAATGGCAGGTGTCACATCGAATCATGAAAAATGCAGACTGTATAGCGCGGGAAGCAGAGCTGTACGTGAAGTGATACCTGATGCTTATGTTGCGGTTCACTATTCCAATCCTCAGCGTGATTATATGGAAATAGCTAAAATGCTGTCTGATGAGGATGTTGACTATGACGTATTTGCAACATCATATTATCCGTATTGGCATGGAACGCTTGATAATCTTACACAAACTCTTAAAAACGTTGCTGATACTTATGATAAAAAAGTCATGGTTGCCGAGACTTCATGGGCTTACACACTGGATGACGGAGACGGATCAGGTAATACAGTTGCCAAGGGAAGTAATGATGATGATAGTGAGTACTCGATCTCAGTCCAAGGACAAAGTGAAGTGATAAGAAACGTTATAAAAGCAGTAGCCGATGTAGGCGAAGCCGGAATTGGAATGTTCTACTGGGAACCTGCATGGATACCTGTTAACGTATATGCAGATACTACAGACAATGCAGAGCAGATATTGAAAGAAAATACCATTGCCTGGGAAAAATATGGATCAGGCTGGGCTTCAAGCTATGCAGGAGGTTATGATCCTGATGATGCAGGAAAGTATTACGGAGGAAGCTCATGGGACAATCAGGCACTTTTTGACTTTGCAGGATATCCTCTTGATTCTTTAAAAACATTTGAATATGTATATACAGGTAATGAGATAGAAGGAATGGAATTTGAAGGCGCGATAACACCTGCCGGAGTAACAGTAAGCCTTGGAGAAGATATCGCATCATATCTTCCTTCCACCGTCAAAGGAGAATATACAGGCGGTGCAAGACTTGATCTTCCTGTAGAATGGGATGACTGCTCTGACATTTCAGAATTTGGTGAATACAAAGTATTTGGTACAGTTACAGATATCCTGTCGCAGGATGAGAATAATACGTCAAGAGTCATCATTAAAGTCAATGTACTCCCGGACAGTCTTCTTATTAACAGCGATTTTGAAACAGGAGACGATAGCGGCTGGGAGTTTTCCGGAAACGGTGCCTGGGTAGATTCTGAGGATGTATTTCGAGGAGAGTATGGACTTCATTTCTGGTCTGAAGCTGAAGTTATGTTCACAGCATCACAGAACTATATTGCAGCAAAGTCCGGCAATTATACAGCATCTATGATGATCCAGGGAGGAGATGCCGGAGATGACCAGGAGATTACGATCACTATAACCAATAACACAAAGGGCACATCAGTAACGGCAGATACTACAGTAACTGGATGGCTTGAATGGACCAATCCTACAACAGATACGCTGGAAGTAGAAGAAGGAGATGAGCTTACAGTAACAATTTCCGTAAAAACAGCTCCTGGCGGCTGGGGTACAATTGATGATGCTTATCTGTACATGGTCAAATAG
- a CDS encoding ATP-binding protein: protein MSGTKLLMDYNIDLDLVGAFLLAFIYTVMKVRYSETPENQKYRRFIVCSFLTAVFDMLNALCISNASTFPIIVCKINYFIYYMCQIMMAYYICSYIASLIDLRTGNHDYKSKMIPSKILVFVAGITMSFNLFYGFFNDFDHQNGYTHGPFFFIMFAMPVCMTLYSLVLVALGNLVLSILEIHIMVFFYSFVIGGVALRSFILVNYMLDELFVAFGALGVLFLLETPDYRKLMETMNSLDKARRDAENEKNISNKYRIEAEKQRDIAQSATKAKDNFIISMSHEIRTPINAVLGMNEIIYRNEKDPELKSCAESAIMSGNTLLSLINDILDLSRIESGNMELIEEKYDVASLIQDSCNIIRDRAEKKNLKFYLECNENVPGSLIGDMVRIRQVIVNMLTNAVKYTDEGSVTMKVACYNEDSRANLIVRVIDTGIGIKKEDINKVFEKFGRAEMTRNAKVEGTGLGMPLSRDICKAMGGDIEVESTYGSGSVFTAFFPQKIADSRPIGKLSVDNRGKASIRERYHLFEAPDARLLVVDDTKVNLKLFKKLIEPSRIQVDTAQSGDEALQLISRFKYDIIFMDHLMPVKDGVETFKEMQDLPDSLNKDTPVIMLTANVMTGMREEYLEIGFKDYLPKPVKGEKLELMIMQYLPKDKVTVIQEV from the coding sequence ATGTCAGGCACAAAACTTCTCATGGATTATAATATTGATCTTGATCTTGTAGGCGCATTTCTTCTTGCCTTTATATATACTGTCATGAAGGTGCGTTATTCAGAAACTCCTGAGAATCAGAAGTATAGAAGATTTATTGTTTGTTCATTTCTTACAGCAGTATTTGATATGCTCAATGCTCTTTGCATCAGCAACGCAAGTACGTTCCCTATCATTGTATGTAAAATTAATTATTTTATCTATTACATGTGTCAGATAATGATGGCATATTATATCTGCTCGTATATAGCAAGTCTTATCGATCTTCGTACAGGTAATCATGACTATAAGTCCAAGATGATACCTTCAAAGATTCTGGTTTTTGTAGCCGGCATTACTATGTCATTTAATCTTTTCTATGGATTTTTTAATGATTTTGATCATCAAAACGGATACACACATGGACCTTTTTTCTTCATAATGTTTGCAATGCCGGTTTGTATGACTTTGTACTCACTTGTGCTTGTGGCACTTGGCAATCTGGTATTATCTATTCTCGAAATACATATCATGGTCTTTTTCTATTCATTTGTAATTGGAGGAGTTGCATTAAGAAGTTTTATACTTGTTAATTATATGCTTGATGAGTTGTTTGTAGCATTTGGCGCACTTGGAGTTCTGTTTCTGTTAGAGACGCCTGATTATCGAAAGCTCATGGAGACGATGAACAGTCTTGACAAGGCCAGAAGAGATGCTGAAAATGAAAAAAATATCTCGAACAAATACAGAATTGAAGCAGAAAAACAGCGCGATATAGCTCAAAGCGCAACTAAAGCCAAGGATAATTTCATCATATCTATGAGCCATGAGATAAGGACACCTATCAATGCAGTTCTGGGAATGAATGAGATAATATATAGAAATGAAAAGGATCCTGAGCTCAAATCCTGCGCAGAGTCAGCAATTATGTCAGGCAATACGCTCTTGTCGCTTATAAATGATATTTTAGATCTGTCCAGGATCGAGTCCGGCAATATGGAACTTATTGAAGAAAAATATGATGTAGCTTCACTTATACAAGACAGTTGTAATATAATACGCGACAGAGCAGAGAAAAAGAATCTTAAGTTCTATCTTGAATGCAATGAGAATGTCCCTGGAAGCCTTATAGGAGACATGGTCCGTATCAGACAGGTCATAGTCAACATGCTGACCAATGCTGTTAAATACACCGACGAAGGCAGTGTTACCATGAAGGTTGCCTGTTATAATGAAGACTCCAGAGCGAATCTCATAGTCAGAGTGATCGACACAGGAATAGGTATAAAAAAAGAAGATATAAATAAGGTGTTTGAAAAATTCGGCCGTGCTGAAATGACCAGGAATGCCAAGGTAGAAGGAACCGGTCTAGGCATGCCACTTAGCCGTGATATCTGTAAAGCTATGGGCGGAGATATAGAAGTAGAGAGCACATATGGAAGCGGATCTGTTTTCACAGCATTTTTCCCCCAGAAGATTGCAGATTCAAGGCCTATCGGTAAATTGAGCGTTGATAACAGAGGAAAAGCAAGTATCAGAGAAAGATATCATCTTTTTGAAGCTCCGGATGCAAGATTATTAGTAGTAGATGATACTAAGGTTAACCTAAAGCTCTTTAAGAAACTTATAGAGCCTTCTCGCATTCAGGTTGATACAGCTCAAAGCGGTGATGAAGCTTTGCAGCTGATAAGTAGATTCAAATATGACATTATCTTCATGGATCATCTCATGCCTGTAAAGGACGGAGTTGAGACCTTCAAAGAGATGCAAGATCTTCCTGATAGTCTTAATAAGGATACTCCTGTTATCATGCTCACTGCCAATGTTATGACAGGTATGAGAGAAGAATATCTTGAAATTGGATTTAAAGATTATCTTCCAAAACCCGTAAAAGGGGAGAAGCTTGAACTTATGATCATGCAGTACCTTCCCAAGGACAAAGTTACTGTGATACAGGAAGTATAA